One Novosphingobium sp. 9U genomic window, AGCACCTGATGCGCGACATCGGGATCGGCGAACACCGCGCGCAAGGCAGCGTGCTCCTCGTCCGCGAGCGGCCAGAACTTCTTGCCGAGTGGAATGCGCGGTTCGATCGCCTCGAGACGTTCGCGCGCCAGGTGCCGCCAACGCCGCCCGCGCGCCTTGCGGCGCACGCTTCGCACCACTTCCGGCTCCACTCCGGCATCGCCGCCATGCGGATCCTGCAGCGCCGCGTCGTAGCCCACGACCATCGCCTCGATCATGCGCGCGGTCGCCACGCCAGGAAGGTCGGACCCCCGCGCAGCCGTCGCCAGCGACAGGCCCAGGCGGATGAGGTCGTGCGCGGGATTGCCGATCACCGCCTGGTCGAGATCGCGGATCTGGATCTCCACCCCGCCATCGCCGTTGGCGAGCGGCCCCAAGTTGCCGAGGTGACAATCACCGCAGATCCACACCGACGGGCCTTGCGGCACCCGTGCGGCGGCGGACGAGCCTTCCAGCCATTCGTAGAACTTGGCGGTGTTGCCGCGCACATAGGCATGCGCCGAGCGCGCCATCTTGCGCGAGCGGCTGGCATCGAGGACTTGGCGGCGGTCGGCGGCGTTGGGTGGTACCATGTAGTGCAAAACGCGGCATGGGGCCAAACGTGTCAGAATATGGCTGCAAGATTGCGAAGTTTGCCTTCTGGGGCAGATGCCACGACCCTCACACCGCGCCCTCGTCCACGTCCGGCGCCTCGTCTGCGTCCACGCCCTGCTCCAGAACCTTCTCGTCACGCTCGAGGCTGCCCGCATCCGCCGCGGTGATCCCGAAGCGGGCCGCCACATCGGGCGCGTAGCGCAACAGATCGGGTCGCAGCTTGAGCAGGCTGATGTCCTTGGACTTGCCCTCCAGCATGACGTCGAAGACGAGCCCCTCGGCATCGCGCATGAAACGAGCGAACTCGAAGGGATTGGTGAAGTCGGCATGTCCGGTCCAGACCGGCGGCTGAAGCACGGTCTTGACCCGCGCGCCGGCCTTCACCGGAGCCTTGAGCAGCTCGCCTTTCGGGCCTTTCTTGCCATCCTTGGCCGCCGCACGCTGCTTGGGCGTGATCTTGCGCTTCACCTCGCGCAGTTCGGTGCGCGGTGAGGAGAAGTGGATCTTGGGCCGCACGCCGTCCGGCCAGCTGGCGAGGAATTTCGCCAGCGTCTCGCGCAAGTCGAGCCGTTCGGGATTGAGGCACCAGAAATGCTGGTAGTCGAAGATCAGCTTCACGCCGGTGCGCTCCTGAATCCAGAGCACGTCGGCGGCGGAGAAGCGGATGTCGTCGTTCTCCAGCACGAGGCGGCGCTGGACGTGCTCGGGGCACTTTTCCCAGCCCTCGATCCAACGGGCGCGGCTCGCCTCGCGATCGTCGTAGACCCCGCCGACATGCGTCACCACGACCGCCTCGGGGCCCAGCTCCATGCGGTCGAGGATCTCGGATTGGCTCGACAGATCCCAGATCGACTTGGCGGTCAGCGCCTCGTCGGGCGAGTTCAGCAGCACGTATTGCGAGGGGTGGAACGACAGGCGCATGTTCAGCTCGCGCGCCTTGCGGCCGAAGGCTTTCAGCTCGGCATCGCTCTCGGCCAGCTGGTTGTGGAACTGCGGCAAGTCCGGGTGGGTCGCGTATGGCGCCAGGTCGGACGAGAAGCGGTACATGTCGATCCGCTTGCTCGCGAGATAGTCGATGATCTTGTCGACTTCCTCCAGGCTGCACTTCAGGTGCGGCGACTTCTGCCAGCGGCGCGTGTCGTTGGACTTCATGCCCGGCACGCCCATGACCTTGACGGGAAAGCCGAGCCTCTGCGGAGAGGTCGCGTCCGTCATCGGCGTGCCTTTGCCAGCACCTGCGCCCCTGCAAGGATGCCGCCCGCTGCAAGGCCGAGCAGACCCAGTCGCGGCAGCTTCTGCGCCTGAACGGTCACGCTGCTGCGGCGCATCCACACGGCCTGATCCGTGCAGACTTCGCCATCCTGGCGCGGCTCGTAGAGGTTGTCGCGCTTGGCCGGGTCCTCGCTTTCCGTGCGATGCTGCTGCATGCGCCGCCCGACCAGTTCCATGATGCGATCGGTGGTGCGCGGCGCGACCTGACCCGCTAACGATGAAACGAGCCCGCCCGAGCCGATGTAGAGCGTCCTCCGCGGCGTCGCGCAGGCGAACACGATGGCGTCGCCGACCACGTCGGGGTGGTAGAGCGGCTGCGGAATGCGGGGCGGCACGTCCATGTAATTGCGGGCATGTTCCGGATATGGCGTGCCGCAGCCGCCCGGCTTCACCAGCGTTATCGAGATGCGCGCGCCTTCGCGTTCCAGCTCCATGCGCAGCGTATCGGTGAGCGCCTGCAGCGCGTGCTTGGTTGCCGAGTAGGGCCCCTGCTCCACGATCGTGCGATCGCCCAGGATCGACCCGACGTTGATGATGGCGCCGCCGCCTCTTCGCCGCAGATGCTCTGCGGCAACCAGAGAGCCATGCAGCGTGCCGAAGTAGTTGACCTCGAACACGCGGCGGTGGTCCTCGATCGGGACCTGCTCCAAGGTGCCGTAGATGCCAGCGGCGGCGTTGTTGACCCAGCTGTCGAAGCCACCGAACGCCTCGATGGCGCGCTGGGCGATCTCGTCGACCTGCTCGCGCGAGGAGACGTCGGCCGTGACGGCGATCGCCCGGCCACCTTGGCTGACGATCGCGTCGCGAATGCGCTCCAGCGCCTCACCATTGCGGGCTGCGAGGACCACGGCAGCGCCACCGCGGGCGGCGATGCGGGCGGCAGCGAGGCCGTTCCCGCTCGACGCTCCGGTGATGACGACGACTTGCTCGGCGATCGGCTTCAGGCGCGGGCGCATGGCAGGCTTACTGATAGCCTCCCTCGTCCTCACGCTCTTCGGCCGCCTCTTCCTGGGCTTCTTCCAGCTGCTGGCTATCCTGCTGCGGCTGTTCGTTCTCGTCGTCGTTCTGCGGGGTCTTGGGCGTGTCGGCCATGGCAGGAGATCCTTATCCGTTGTCCCGAACCAACCGGCCGGCGCCTGCGATGGTTCCGCCGCACCCAAGGGCAATGCGCCGGGAAGGTCCGCAGCGGCGCCAGTCGCGCTCCCGCTCAGCGCCAGAAGCGCTTGGCGTCCGCAAACCCTTCGTGCGCCTCGGCCGCGGCGTGGATCAGGTGCGGCTTGGTGTCGGCCCCCAGCAGGGCCTGCGCCTCCGGAACGCCCTCCAGGTCGAGCTTGCGAAGTTCTTCGGGCGCAGTGGCGAGGTCGTTCAGCAGGCCGAGCTGGTCCTGCAGATCCTCCAACCCGGCAATGAAGCGCTTGTAACGGCGACGGTTGCGCTTCTTGTCGAACAAGCTCGCGAAGAACTCGCTGGCATAGCGCAGCTTCTTGGCATCCTTGCGCAGCTCGTGCCGCGCTTCGTCATCGAGCTTGGCCAAATGGCGCCCGCCTTTCTTGACCTTGCGCCGGGCGCGATCGAGCGTGCGCACGGCATAGTCGCGCACCGGCTCCTCACGCGCATCGGCCGTGACGGCATTCCTGAGCCAGGCGCCGTCAGTCAGCCATTCCATGAGGTCGAGCATCAGCGCGCGCGTCCACGGCGCGTTCAGCGCATGCTCCACGTGCGTATAGGCCTCCTCGCGGGCGGTCTGCAGGCGCTGCTGGAGGTCATCACCGGACGCCCGCTCCAGCAGAACATCGAGGTTGCGCGCTTCACCCAGCGTCCCGGCCAGGGCGCGCAGATCCTCACGCAATGTCGCCGCCCGCTCGTCGCCTGCGAACAGATCCTTGAACAGCGAGAAGGCCGATCGCAACCGCCGCAGGGCGACGCGCGCCTGGTGCAGGGGCTTGGCATGGCGATGTTCCACAAGAAGCGCCTCGTTCAGGCGGAACTGGCGCAGGCACGATTGCGCGATCTGCTGGAAAGCGACGGCCGCACTCGCCTCGGCATCGAGCGGCACCGGTTCCGCCTTGTAGGACGCGTGCGACGGCCTGGTCAGCCGATAGCCGCGTTGCGACTTGGAAAGCACGCCGATGCGCAGGGGCGCCACCACGTCGAGCTTGCGCGCAAATGCGAACAGCGCGGCAGGCGCGCCGGACTTGAGTTCCAGCTCCAGCTCGCCGATCAGCTCGCCCCGGCCGCCTGCGTGAACCTGCCCGCGATCCATGACCAGTTCGATCTCGGCATCGTCTTCGCGCACGTTCCACGTGCAGCGCTCGACATCGACTTCGAAGACGGGGGCGATCTGCGCCGCGGCCTTCCCCAGCACTGATTTCAGCGGCGTCGTATGATCCAGGACAGGCGTCTCGTCCTCGACGGGCATCGCCCATTCCGAGCGCGTGAACAGGCCCACCGAGGTGGGTCCATCGGCCTTGATCGTCTGGATGCGCTGATTACCCTTCGAACGGATGCGGAGGGAGAAGCCAGCACCAGAGACCGCGTGATCGGGCGTATCGTAGTAGATCGCGCGCAAGTGGCTGCAGTCATGCTCCGCAGCCAGGATGGGCGATAGCCTTAGCAGCTCGGCGGCGGCTTCGCTCAGTTCCAGCTTCAGTTCGACTTCCACAGCGGCTCACCCTCTTGATCGATGCGAGCACAACGGTCCGCCGCCGGGTTTGCTGCGCAGCTCAGGCGATCCAGGCGCTCGGGTCGTCCTGCTGCGCGATCAGCGCCAGGCCGTGGGCGATCGACGTCATCTCTCCACCCGACGCAATGCGTTCATCGCCGAAGCGGCCGGTGAAGACGGCGCGGACGGCAGGCACCAGCGAGGTACCGCCGGTCAGAAACACACGGTCGATATCCGCTTCGGCCACACTCGCCCGTTCCAGCGCCCGCGTGACCGCGTCCGACATCGCCTTCACGTCGTCGGCGATCCAGCCTTCGAACTGTTGGCGGGCAACCTCCTGCTCGATCACGACACCGCCGCCGGTGAAGCGGAAGGTCGCGCTGGGCGCGCCGCTCAGCTCGCGCTTCAATCGGCCGACCGCTTCGTAGAGCGGGAAACCCAGTTCGTTCTCGATCATCGCGATCATGCGTCCGATCGCGTCCGGTTCGACCGCGCTGCGGCGCAATCGCTCGAGTTCGTCGAGCGTGCGCCGATTGCGCATCAGCCCCAGCTTCGACCAGTCGGAGAAATCGGCGAAGTAGCCGGGCGAAATATCGAGGACCTTGTCGAAGGATCGATACTTGCCGCCTTTGCCCAGGTGCGGCAGCACCAGCTTGTCGACGATGCGCTGGTCGAAGCGGTCGCCCGCCACGCCGACGCCGGCATGGCCCAGCGGAACGCAGCGCTGCGCGGCGCCGGGCGCCTCGACCCGCACGACCGAGAAGTCGCTGGTGCCGCCGCCGAAGTCGGCGACGAGCACGGTCGCAGGATCGTCCAGCCGCGCGGCATAGCTGAATGCGGCGGCCAGCGGTTCGTAGACGTAGTGGATCTCGCCCGCGAAGCCGGAGAACATGGCGTCGTATCGCTGCCGCGCCAGCACTTCGTCCGGCCGGGCGCCGGCGAAGTGGACCGGGCGACCGATCACCAACCGCTCGATCCGGTCGAGCGTGCCGCCGGCGTGCGCCGCCAGCTTGTCGAGGAACAGGCGTCCCAGTTCCTCAAAACGATAGCGGCGATTGAACACCGAAGCGGTATCGAACGAAGCGCTCGCCGCCACCGACTTGAACGACTGCAGGAAGCGGCTGTCGGTGGGAAATTCCAGGTACTCGTGGATTGCCGCAGGTCCTGCCTCGACCGCGACACCGCCGCGCGCGTCGTCGTCGTGCCAGAAGCACAAGGCAGAGCGGAACAAGTCGGTGGGTCCGTCGGGGCCTTCCAGCGGCAGCAGGCGCGGAGCCTCGCCGGCGGGCGCGAACGCCGCGACGCTGTTGGTGGTGCCAAAGTCCAGGCCCACGCGGCGGCCAGAGGGGATCGCTGTCATGACTCATCGATGGTGAAATGAAGGGAGCGCGCGTCCTTGGCAGACTTCACGCCGCTGCACCATGGGCACCGATTGCGAGGCTGCGGGCCGGCAGGGTCAGCAAGTGGCGCCGCTCGCCAGGTGCTCACAATAGCTCGGATCGCCAAGGTAAGTTATCATTTATCAAGTTCAATCTTCGGTGGGGTAGCGGGCAATTCACCGGCGCACCCGATCCAGTGGAACATAGAACTCGACCCGACGTTCCGCATCTAACCCCTTTACGAGTATTGCCTTCATGGATGAGCAGCGCGCCGACGAGACCTGCATTTTCAATATCGATCTAGGTTATCAGAACGGCACGCTTGTTTGTTTCAGTCACCTGCGATGGCGCTTCGTCACGCAGCGTCCCCAGCATCTGATGAGCCGCTTCGCACGCCAGTGGCAAGTGCTGTTCTGGGAAGAACCGGAGTACGGCAGCGCCACGGCAGAGTTGGCCTCCAGCGTGTGTGAGGACACCGGCGTCACCATCCTGACGCCCAAGCTACCGTGGGGACTTGCAGCCGAGGACGAGCGCAAGACGCTGGAGGCCCTGTTGGACCGCACCCTGGACACGGCCGCGCAGCCGGTGGTGCGCTGGTACTACACGCCGATGATGCTGCCGTTTTCCGAGCACATCGCCGCGGACTGCGTGGTCTACGATTGCATGGACGAACTGGCGAACTTCAAGCATGCGCCAGCCGAGCTGCTGACACTGGAAGAGCGGCTGATCCAGAACGCCGACCTGGTCTTCACCGGAGGCTACAGCCTCTACGAGGCGAAGCGTGACCGTCATCCGAGTGTTCATCCTTTTCCTTCCAGTGTCGATGCCGAGCATTTCGCGGCGGCGCGGCGGCCTGGCAGCGAACCCGCCGATCAGGCCGCTATCACTGGCAAGCGGCTGGGCTTCTATGGCGTGATCGACGAGCGGATGGATCTTGCACTGCTCGGCGCAGTCGCCGATGCACGCCCCGACTGGGCGCTCATCATGATCGGCCCCGTCGTCAAGATCAGCGAAGCCGACCTGCCCAGGCGGCCGAACCTGCATTACCTTGGATCCAAGCCGTACGCAGAGCTGCCCCATTACTTGCGCGGGTGGGACGTGGCGCTGATGCCGTTCGCCATCAACGAGGCTACGCGCTTCATCAGCCCGACCAAGACACCGGAGTATCTCGCTGCAGGGTGCCCGGTCGTATCCACCCCGATCGCAGATG contains:
- a CDS encoding DUF2252 family protein, which codes for MVPPNAADRRQVLDASRSRKMARSAHAYVRGNTAKFYEWLEGSSAAARVPQGPSVWICGDCHLGNLGPLANGDGGVEIQIRDLDQAVIGNPAHDLIRLGLSLATAARGSDLPGVATARMIEAMVVGYDAALQDPHGGDAGVEPEVVRSVRRKARGRRWRHLARERLEAIEPRIPLGKKFWPLADEEHAALRAVFADPDVAHQVLALAGKDAGRTVSMIDAAYWMKGCSSLGLHRYAVLLGLDDAKERSDYALVDIKEAVAPIAPAAPDAVMPADNAKRVVAAARALSPHLGERMIPIRMQERTLFVRELAPQDLKLEVEQFSQSEGTKAARYLAFVVGKAHARQMDEATRRGWSAKIEADRAGMIDAPTWLWESVVSLAGSHEVGYLEHCRRYALAA
- a CDS encoding SDR family oxidoreductase, which gives rise to MRPRLKPIAEQVVVITGASSGNGLAAARIAARGGAAVVLAARNGEALERIRDAIVSQGGRAIAVTADVSSREQVDEIAQRAIEAFGGFDSWVNNAAAGIYGTLEQVPIEDHRRVFEVNYFGTLHGSLVAAEHLRRRGGGAIINVGSILGDRTIVEQGPYSATKHALQALTDTLRMELEREGARISITLVKPGGCGTPYPEHARNYMDVPPRIPQPLYHPDVVGDAIVFACATPRRTLYIGSGGLVSSLAGQVAPRTTDRIMELVGRRMQQHRTESEDPAKRDNLYEPRQDGEVCTDQAVWMRRSSVTVQAQKLPRLGLLGLAAGGILAGAQVLAKARR
- a CDS encoding Hsp70 family protein encodes the protein MTAIPSGRRVGLDFGTTNSVAAFAPAGEAPRLLPLEGPDGPTDLFRSALCFWHDDDARGGVAVEAGPAAIHEYLEFPTDSRFLQSFKSVAASASFDTASVFNRRYRFEELGRLFLDKLAAHAGGTLDRIERLVIGRPVHFAGARPDEVLARQRYDAMFSGFAGEIHYVYEPLAAAFSYAARLDDPATVLVADFGGGTSDFSVVRVEAPGAAQRCVPLGHAGVGVAGDRFDQRIVDKLVLPHLGKGGKYRSFDKVLDISPGYFADFSDWSKLGLMRNRRTLDELERLRRSAVEPDAIGRMIAMIENELGFPLYEAVGRLKRELSGAPSATFRFTGGGVVIEQEVARQQFEGWIADDVKAMSDAVTRALERASVAEADIDRVFLTGGTSLVPAVRAVFTGRFGDERIASGGEMTSIAHGLALIAQQDDPSAWIA
- a CDS encoding CHAD domain-containing protein: MEVELKLELSEAAAELLRLSPILAAEHDCSHLRAIYYDTPDHAVSGAGFSLRIRSKGNQRIQTIKADGPTSVGLFTRSEWAMPVEDETPVLDHTTPLKSVLGKAAAQIAPVFEVDVERCTWNVREDDAEIELVMDRGQVHAGGRGELIGELELELKSGAPAALFAFARKLDVVAPLRIGVLSKSQRGYRLTRPSHASYKAEPVPLDAEASAAVAFQQIAQSCLRQFRLNEALLVEHRHAKPLHQARVALRRLRSAFSLFKDLFAGDERAATLREDLRALAGTLGEARNLDVLLERASGDDLQQRLQTAREEAYTHVEHALNAPWTRALMLDLMEWLTDGAWLRNAVTADAREEPVRDYAVRTLDRARRKVKKGGRHLAKLDDEARHELRKDAKKLRYASEFFASLFDKKRNRRRYKRFIAGLEDLQDQLGLLNDLATAPEELRKLDLEGVPEAQALLGADTKPHLIHAAAEAHEGFADAKRFWR
- the uvsE gene encoding UV DNA damage repair endonuclease UvsE, yielding MTDATSPQRLGFPVKVMGVPGMKSNDTRRWQKSPHLKCSLEEVDKIIDYLASKRIDMYRFSSDLAPYATHPDLPQFHNQLAESDAELKAFGRKARELNMRLSFHPSQYVLLNSPDEALTAKSIWDLSSQSEILDRMELGPEAVVVTHVGGVYDDREASRARWIEGWEKCPEHVQRRLVLENDDIRFSAADVLWIQERTGVKLIFDYQHFWCLNPERLDLRETLAKFLASWPDGVRPKIHFSSPRTELREVKRKITPKQRAAAKDGKKGPKGELLKAPVKAGARVKTVLQPPVWTGHADFTNPFEFARFMRDAEGLVFDVMLEGKSKDISLLKLRPDLLRYAPDVAARFGITAADAGSLERDEKVLEQGVDADEAPDVDEGAV